A single genomic interval of Bradyrhizobium sp. sBnM-33 harbors:
- a CDS encoding ABC transporter substrate-binding protein has translation MLVSRRSLLKAAAAAPAFSLPGILRAQSQTTLRFIPVIDLTFIDPIYSTAQVSRNHGFMVYDTLYGMNSALEVSPQMVSGHVVSNDERQWDLTLRDGLLWHDGERVLARDCVASIRRWAARDGFGAELMAATDELSAPDDRTIRFRLSRPFPLLPAALGKVAIQAPFMMPERLASHDPFKPLAEVVGSGPFRFVADERVQGARNVYARFDRYLPRQDSKPDWTAGPKIVHYDRVVWTTMPDAATGVAALQTREQDWQETTPHDLLPVLKRTGGITTRILDPRGYTCMLRVNHLQPPFDNPAIRRALLGAIDQSAFMTAVAGDDPAYQSAPIGFFAPGTPMASDVGLNVFRGPRDMARVKTDLKAAGYNGEKVVLLVPTNSVAQKPLGDIAADMLQQAGMNVDYAGLDFGVVLQRQLKKDSVAQGGWSAGVGNWQGIDWLNPAGNSNLRGDSKTAGWYKSEKMGALRSQWLAAANLAEQQRICRDIQALSFEEIPYFPIGQYKQPTAYRSNITGILNGTAVFWNVKPS, from the coding sequence ATGCTCGTTTCCCGTCGTTCACTGCTAAAGGCCGCTGCCGCAGCGCCGGCGTTCTCGCTGCCGGGAATCCTGCGGGCGCAGTCACAGACCACGCTGCGCTTTATTCCGGTGATCGACCTGACCTTTATCGATCCGATCTACTCCACGGCGCAGGTTTCCCGAAACCATGGATTCATGGTCTACGACACGCTCTACGGCATGAATTCGGCGCTCGAGGTCTCGCCACAGATGGTGTCCGGGCATGTCGTTTCCAACGACGAGCGGCAGTGGGACCTAACGTTGCGCGACGGCCTGCTATGGCATGATGGCGAGCGCGTGCTGGCGCGTGATTGCGTCGCGAGCATTCGCCGCTGGGCGGCCCGCGATGGGTTCGGCGCCGAGCTGATGGCCGCAACCGACGAACTGTCGGCGCCTGATGACCGCACCATCCGCTTTCGGCTGAGCAGGCCTTTCCCTCTGTTGCCTGCGGCGCTCGGCAAAGTTGCGATCCAGGCGCCGTTCATGATGCCCGAGCGGCTGGCGAGCCATGATCCGTTCAAGCCGCTGGCCGAGGTGGTGGGCAGCGGGCCTTTCCGGTTCGTGGCGGATGAGCGCGTGCAGGGCGCGCGTAACGTGTACGCCCGTTTCGATCGCTATCTGCCCCGTCAGGACAGCAAGCCCGATTGGACTGCCGGTCCCAAGATCGTTCATTACGACCGCGTGGTCTGGACAACGATGCCGGATGCGGCGACTGGCGTCGCTGCGCTGCAAACGCGCGAGCAGGACTGGCAGGAAACAACGCCGCACGACCTGCTGCCGGTGCTGAAGCGTACCGGTGGCATCACCACGCGGATCCTCGATCCGCGAGGATACACCTGCATGCTGCGCGTCAACCATCTGCAGCCGCCGTTTGACAATCCCGCCATTCGTCGGGCGCTGTTGGGCGCGATCGACCAGTCCGCCTTCATGACAGCGGTTGCGGGCGATGATCCCGCCTATCAATCCGCGCCGATCGGCTTCTTTGCGCCGGGTACGCCGATGGCGAGCGATGTCGGCCTCAATGTCTTCCGCGGGCCGCGCGACATGGCGAGAGTCAAGACCGATCTGAAAGCCGCCGGTTACAATGGCGAGAAGGTGGTGCTGCTCGTCCCCACGAACTCGGTTGCACAAAAGCCGCTCGGCGACATCGCGGCCGACATGCTGCAGCAGGCCGGCATGAACGTCGACTATGCCGGACTGGATTTCGGCGTGGTGTTGCAGCGGCAGTTGAAAAAAGATTCCGTCGCCCAGGGCGGCTGGAGCGCCGGCGTTGGCAACTGGCAAGGCATCGATTGGCTGAACCCGGCCGGCAATTCGAACCTGCGCGGCGACAGCAAAACGGCCGGCTGGTACAAGAGCGAGAAGATGGGGGCGCTGCGCAGCCAGTGGCTCGCCGCCGCCAACCTTGCCGAGCAACAGCGGATCTGCCGCGATATCCAGGCGTTATCGTTCGAGGAAATCCCTTACTTCCCGATCGGTCAGTACAAGCAACCGACGGCGTACCGCTCGAACATTACCGGCATTCTCAACGGTACGGCCGTGTTCTGGAATGTGAAACCGTCATGA
- a CDS encoding polysaccharide deacetylase family protein — MLDSKALASIPLIPANTAPPAPDYPWPKPYTSAMFLSFDVDAETAWTSKDALHAQRLITMSYGGYEARVGTPKLLELLDQLDLKATFFVTGWSVDAHPAMAEAILKAGHEIGHHGYHHLLPDPGDPWIEEELERGFEALKRRLGVKPTGYRAPYGEFTEELRVALVRHGIIYTSSFRDDVRPYRHRLADGRPGTIELPVTASYDDWMHGLSARFSPRPIFPKEHVLSIWKDELDEVRDWGAMVTTVLHPQCSGRPMRLRLLREFLTYAKSCPDLWITTGEAIAANFRSHEAADL, encoded by the coding sequence ATGCTGGACAGTAAAGCGCTTGCGAGCATTCCGCTCATTCCCGCGAACACCGCGCCGCCGGCGCCGGATTATCCGTGGCCAAAGCCCTATACATCAGCGATGTTCCTCTCCTTCGACGTGGACGCGGAGACCGCCTGGACCAGTAAAGATGCGTTACACGCCCAGCGCCTCATCACGATGAGCTATGGCGGTTACGAGGCGCGCGTCGGCACGCCAAAACTTTTGGAGCTGCTCGATCAGCTTGATCTGAAAGCGACGTTCTTCGTCACCGGCTGGTCGGTGGATGCGCATCCCGCGATGGCAGAGGCCATTCTCAAGGCCGGTCACGAGATCGGCCACCACGGGTATCACCATCTGTTGCCAGATCCGGGAGATCCTTGGATCGAGGAGGAACTGGAGCGGGGCTTCGAGGCGCTGAAGCGCCGGCTCGGCGTCAAGCCGACCGGCTACCGCGCGCCCTACGGCGAATTCACCGAAGAGCTGCGTGTGGCGCTGGTGCGCCACGGTATCATCTACACCTCGTCATTTCGCGACGACGTGCGGCCTTACCGCCATCGCCTTGCAGACGGCAGGCCGGGCACGATCGAGCTTCCGGTGACGGCAAGCTACGACGACTGGATGCACGGATTGTCCGCCCGATTCAGCCCGCGGCCGATCTTTCCGAAGGAGCATGTGCTCTCGATCTGGAAGGATGAGCTCGATGAGGTCAGGGATTGGGGCGCGATGGTCACGACCGTGCTGCATCCGCAATGCAGCGGTCGTCCGATGCGGCTTCGGCTGCTGCGCGAATTTCTCACCTATGCCAAATCCTGCCCCGACCTGTGGATCACGACCGGCGAGGCGATCGCGGCGAATTTCAGAAGTCACGAAGCGGCCGACCTCTGA
- a CDS encoding ABC transporter substrate-binding protein — MKRFLAAAFLSAANAPAMAIELPPEIARQGSIKVAIVPNYPPMEFRDPATNTLTGFDVELGEALGKKLGVKIVWNETSFDQMMPAIATGRVDAILSGMTDMASRQDTATFVDYLRNGPRFFVQQSRAAEFKDTTAFCGKRVGASRRTSFPKLIAAWSEAHCGGNPIQFVGTEGSADARTQLRQGRIDAAVQGGETLPYIMDLEPGVYLPVGDVFATQFTGLALGVKEKVLQQAVVEALDSLIADGTYRALLAKWKLTDYGVEKATINAGQ; from the coding sequence ATGAAACGTTTTCTTGCGGCCGCGTTCCTCAGTGCCGCCAATGCTCCGGCCATGGCGATCGAGCTGCCTCCGGAAATCGCCAGGCAGGGCAGTATCAAGGTCGCGATCGTACCGAATTATCCGCCGATGGAATTCCGCGATCCCGCTACCAACACGCTGACCGGTTTCGACGTCGAGCTTGGCGAGGCGCTCGGCAAGAAGCTCGGCGTCAAGATTGTCTGGAACGAAACCAGCTTCGACCAGATGATGCCTGCGATCGCGACGGGGAGGGTGGATGCGATCCTGTCCGGTATGACGGATATGGCGAGCCGGCAGGATACGGCGACCTTTGTCGATTACCTTCGCAACGGGCCTCGCTTTTTCGTGCAGCAATCGCGCGCCGCCGAGTTCAAGGACACGACGGCGTTCTGCGGGAAAAGAGTCGGCGCCAGCCGGCGCACGTCGTTTCCGAAGCTGATCGCTGCCTGGAGCGAGGCCCACTGCGGTGGCAACCCGATTCAATTTGTCGGCACGGAAGGATCGGCCGATGCCCGGACCCAGCTAAGGCAGGGACGGATCGACGCGGCCGTCCAAGGGGGCGAGACGCTTCCCTACATCATGGACCTCGAACCGGGCGTCTATCTCCCCGTCGGCGATGTGTTCGCAACCCAGTTCACCGGGCTTGCGTTGGGCGTGAAGGAGAAGGTGCTGCAGCAAGCGGTAGTGGAGGCCCTGGACTCCTTGATCGCTGACGGCACCTACCGTGCTTTGCTAGCGAAGTGGAAATTGACCGACTACGGCGTAGAGAAGGCGACCATCAATGCTGGACAGTAA
- a CDS encoding amino acid ABC transporter ATP-binding protein, whose product MTQPLVAIRSVSKSFGEFQALKQVSLDVWAGEVLCLIGASGSGKTTLLRCINQLTSVDSGGVWLDGELLGVREEGGRLHRLTERQIARQRLKTGMVFQRFNLFPHKTALENITEGPVQVQGRKQEEARAAAMELLGRVGLAAKADAYPSQLSGGQQQRVAIARALAMKPMLMLFDEPTSALDPELVGEVLSVMKELARSGMTMMVVTHELGFAREVADTVVYMDHGAIVESGPAAEVLGKPREVRTQSFLSAVI is encoded by the coding sequence ATGACCCAGCCCCTTGTCGCCATCCGTTCGGTTAGCAAGAGCTTCGGGGAGTTTCAGGCCCTGAAGCAGGTCTCGCTGGACGTCTGGGCAGGCGAGGTGCTTTGCCTGATCGGCGCGTCGGGATCGGGCAAGACGACGCTTCTGCGTTGTATCAACCAGCTTACGTCAGTCGACAGTGGCGGTGTCTGGCTGGATGGCGAGTTGCTGGGCGTACGAGAAGAGGGTGGGCGATTGCATCGCCTGACTGAGCGGCAGATCGCACGCCAGCGCCTGAAGACCGGGATGGTGTTTCAGCGCTTCAACCTGTTCCCGCACAAGACCGCGCTTGAAAATATCACCGAAGGTCCGGTGCAGGTGCAGGGCCGCAAGCAGGAAGAAGCGCGGGCGGCGGCGATGGAGCTGCTCGGGCGTGTCGGGTTGGCGGCCAAGGCTGATGCCTATCCCTCACAGCTTTCCGGCGGGCAGCAGCAGCGGGTGGCGATTGCCCGCGCGCTCGCCATGAAGCCGATGCTGATGCTGTTCGACGAGCCGACCAGTGCCCTCGATCCCGAACTGGTCGGCGAGGTGCTCAGCGTCATGAAGGAGCTTGCCCGCAGCGGCATGACGATGATGGTGGTAACGCACGAGCTCGGCTTCGCGCGGGAGGTAGCGGATACGGTCGTCTATATGGACCATGGCGCAATCGTGGAGTCCGGGCCTGCAGCGGAGGTTCTGGGCAAGCCCCGTGAAGTACGTACTCAATCCTTTCTTTCCGCGGTAATCTGA
- a CDS encoding amino acid ABC transporter permease, whose translation MRAAPPLAKGFPDISGMTVARQVHWQRWLAAAAIVIVLAATGRAFVNGQIEWTYVGRFLTAKVILEGITNTMVMAVLAMSLGIVLGVVVAIMRLSSNPVLTSVAAGYTWLFRGTPLILQLLLWFNLALVFPTIGIPGLWSARAVDVMTPFLSALLGLGINQGAYTSEVMRAGMLSVDVGQYEAAKAIGMGRLRALRRIILPQAMRVVIPPLGNEFIGMVKATSLASVIQYPEVLHAAENIYYANSRVIELLIVAGSWYLLVVSILTPLQMLLERRFARGALQINR comes from the coding sequence ATGAGAGCAGCGCCTCCGCTGGCGAAGGGTTTTCCCGATATTTCGGGGATGACGGTCGCACGTCAGGTTCATTGGCAGCGATGGCTCGCTGCGGCAGCGATTGTCATCGTGTTGGCTGCGACCGGTCGTGCCTTCGTCAACGGTCAGATCGAATGGACCTATGTCGGCCGTTTCTTGACCGCGAAAGTGATCCTTGAGGGCATCACCAACACCATGGTGATGGCGGTGCTCGCGATGTCACTTGGCATCGTGTTGGGCGTGGTCGTCGCGATCATGAGGCTCTCGTCCAATCCGGTTCTGACGTCCGTCGCCGCCGGCTACACCTGGCTGTTCCGCGGCACGCCGCTGATCCTGCAGCTACTGCTGTGGTTCAATCTCGCGCTGGTGTTTCCGACGATCGGCATTCCGGGCCTGTGGTCGGCCCGGGCGGTCGATGTCATGACGCCGTTTCTGTCGGCACTGCTCGGCCTCGGCATCAATCAGGGCGCCTACACGTCCGAGGTGATGCGGGCGGGCATGCTGTCGGTCGACGTCGGACAATATGAGGCCGCGAAGGCGATCGGCATGGGACGGCTGCGCGCGTTGCGCCGGATCATCCTGCCGCAGGCGATGCGGGTCGTAATCCCGCCGCTAGGCAACGAGTTCATCGGCATGGTGAAGGCGACGTCGCTCGCAAGCGTCATCCAGTATCCGGAGGTGCTGCACGCCGCCGAGAATATCTATTACGCGAATTCGCGCGTGATTGAACTCCTGATCGTCGCCGGCTCCTGGTATCTGCTCGTCGTATCAATTTTGACGCCTCTGCAGATGCTACTTGAGCGCCGCTTCGCGCGTGGAGCATTGCAGATCAACCGATGA
- a CDS encoding ABC transporter substrate-binding protein, translating into MTRISFFLGFAALLTTATAEAAELPESIKQAGTLRLTVNSTYAPMEYRDPTTNQLVGLDIDLANEIAKRLGVKIVWSETPFAELIPSLQTKRADFIISGISDRSSRRETADFIDYLATGPQFFVLTENAAKSPIDLCGKKVGTTRSTSFPVEIEKWSKQNCEANGKPAVQYVPGENSVDVRNQLKQGRIDAAVQGTETLPYAQQQEAGKYRVIGEPFATGYQGIMFRKDDVALREVVTQHLAAMIADGSYKAILDKYGLGANAVAQPMMNASTQ; encoded by the coding sequence ATGACACGTATCTCGTTCTTCCTTGGGTTCGCCGCGCTCCTGACCACTGCAACGGCAGAGGCCGCCGAACTGCCGGAATCGATCAAGCAAGCGGGCACGTTGCGCCTGACGGTCAACTCGACCTACGCTCCCATGGAATACCGCGATCCGACGACAAACCAGCTTGTCGGGCTCGATATCGATCTCGCCAACGAAATCGCCAAGCGGCTGGGCGTGAAGATCGTCTGGAGCGAAACGCCGTTCGCCGAACTCATCCCCTCATTGCAGACAAAGCGCGCGGATTTCATCATTAGTGGCATTTCGGACCGCAGCTCGCGGCGTGAGACCGCCGATTTCATCGACTATCTGGCGACGGGGCCGCAGTTCTTCGTCCTGACGGAGAATGCCGCGAAATCCCCCATCGATCTCTGCGGCAAGAAGGTCGGGACGACGCGCAGCACCAGCTTCCCGGTCGAGATCGAGAAATGGAGCAAGCAGAATTGCGAGGCAAACGGCAAGCCCGCCGTGCAATATGTTCCGGGCGAGAACAGCGTCGATGTTCGCAACCAGCTCAAGCAGGGACGCATCGATGCCGCAGTGCAAGGCACCGAGACGCTGCCCTACGCCCAGCAGCAAGAGGCGGGGAAATACCGCGTCATCGGAGAGCCGTTCGCCACCGGCTATCAGGGCATCATGTTCCGGAAAGACGACGTGGCGCTGCGCGAGGTGGTGACGCAACATCTCGCCGCCATGATCGCTGACGGCTCCTATAAGGCCATTCTAGACAAATACGGATTGGGCGCGAACGCGGTGGCCCAGCCAATGATGAATGCGTCCACGCAATGA
- a CDS encoding N-carbamoyl-D-amino-acid hydrolase — MGPTQKADTREHTLGRMLALLEEAAARGATLVVFPELAFTTFFPRWLIEGEALDHYFERGMPNPAVQSLFDRARALGIGFYIGYAELTSGGRRFNCSILVDSHGEILGRYRKVHLPGSIEPRADAAYQQLEKRYFEYGDLGFPAFRAGPDWHFAIMGMMICNDRRWPEAWRVLGLQGVELVCVGYNSAAYDPNGGVSEDAALRTFHSRLVTQANAYMNATWAIAVAKAGNEDGSGLIGGSCIVDPNGRIVAEAQTLADEIIVADLDLDLCRQGKDKMFNFAAHRRPEQYTIITERAGVVEPATLEAVKHQAASAVRARRS, encoded by the coding sequence ATGGGGCCGACGCAAAAAGCTGATACGCGAGAGCATACGCTTGGCCGCATGTTGGCGTTGCTGGAGGAGGCGGCTGCGCGCGGCGCAACGCTGGTGGTTTTTCCCGAACTGGCGTTCACGACCTTCTTCCCACGATGGCTTATCGAGGGCGAAGCGCTTGACCATTACTTCGAGCGCGGGATGCCGAATCCGGCCGTGCAGTCCTTGTTCGATCGCGCTCGGGCGCTCGGCATCGGCTTCTATATCGGTTACGCCGAACTGACATCGGGCGGTCGGCGCTTCAATTGTTCGATCCTGGTCGATAGCCACGGCGAAATTCTCGGGCGCTATCGCAAGGTGCATTTGCCGGGCTCGATCGAGCCGCGTGCCGATGCAGCCTATCAGCAGCTCGAAAAGCGCTATTTCGAATATGGCGACCTGGGATTTCCTGCCTTTCGGGCAGGACCGGACTGGCACTTCGCGATCATGGGCATGATGATCTGCAATGACCGCCGCTGGCCGGAAGCCTGGCGCGTGCTGGGCCTGCAGGGTGTCGAATTGGTTTGTGTCGGCTACAACTCCGCGGCGTACGATCCAAACGGCGGTGTCTCCGAAGATGCGGCGCTGCGCACCTTCCATTCCAGGCTCGTGACCCAGGCCAACGCCTACATGAACGCCACCTGGGCGATCGCGGTCGCCAAGGCGGGAAACGAGGATGGCTCCGGACTGATCGGCGGCTCCTGCATCGTGGATCCCAATGGCCGGATCGTCGCCGAAGCGCAAACGCTTGCGGACGAAATCATCGTTGCTGACCTCGACCTCGATCTCTGTCGCCAGGGCAAGGACAAGATGTTCAATTTCGCCGCGCACCGGCGGCCGGAGCAATACACGATCATCACGGAGCGTGCCGGTGTTGTCGAGCCGGCCACGCTCGAAGCGGTTAAACATCAAGCGGCCAGTGCAGTGCGGGCCCGAAGGAGCTGA
- a CDS encoding LysR family transcriptional regulator: MNLRQLEILRAVIRHRTTVAAADELALSQPAISNALKAMEAQAGFALFERINNRLFPTSEAMALYKESEAIFALHAKLENRVRDLRECRTGLLSIVATPPLAYSIIPHALSDFLRRRQQTRVFFDVRRYEGIIDGVSSRVAELGFALGLSHHPGIAHEVVHTGEMVCVLPPNHPLAERPVISASDLIGLPFIGLERGTRLGEAVRESFAQAGALFQPTVEVRYCNTACVLAAAGVGAAVVDPFSPRQSGGQDLIVRPFTPKTVAVAYMLWSEAEPLSRLAKAFLNEVRQASRSLDRDAS; encoded by the coding sequence ATGAACCTGCGCCAATTGGAGATCCTGCGTGCCGTTATCCGCCATCGGACCACGGTCGCGGCGGCGGACGAACTGGCGCTATCGCAACCGGCGATCAGCAACGCGCTCAAGGCGATGGAGGCGCAGGCGGGCTTCGCATTGTTCGAGCGTATCAACAACCGGCTGTTCCCGACATCAGAAGCGATGGCACTCTACAAGGAAAGTGAAGCGATCTTTGCACTCCACGCCAAACTCGAAAATCGCGTGCGCGACTTACGGGAGTGCCGCACCGGACTTCTATCGATCGTGGCGACGCCGCCGCTGGCCTACAGCATCATTCCGCACGCTCTATCGGACTTCCTGCGTCGCCGTCAGCAGACGCGTGTCTTCTTCGATGTGCGGCGTTACGAAGGAATCATCGACGGCGTTTCGAGCAGGGTCGCAGAGCTCGGCTTTGCGCTCGGGCTGTCGCATCATCCCGGCATTGCGCATGAGGTGGTTCATACCGGCGAAATGGTCTGCGTCCTGCCGCCGAACCATCCGCTGGCCGAACGGCCGGTCATTTCCGCTTCCGACCTTATCGGCTTGCCCTTCATCGGGCTGGAGCGCGGCACGCGGTTGGGCGAAGCCGTACGCGAAAGCTTTGCGCAGGCCGGCGCGCTGTTCCAGCCAACTGTGGAGGTGCGATACTGTAATACGGCCTGCGTGCTCGCGGCCGCCGGCGTGGGCGCGGCGGTCGTCGATCCGTTTTCACCGCGCCAGAGCGGCGGCCAGGACCTGATCGTTCGGCCTTTCACGCCCAAGACCGTGGCAGTGGCCTATATGCTGTGGTCTGAGGCGGAGCCTTTATCGCGTCTGGCCAAGGCGTTTCTGAATGAAGTCCGGCAGGCGAGCCGCTCGCTGGACCGAGATGCCTCTTGA
- a CDS encoding response regulator, producing the protein MESTPHIAVVDDHRDIRDLVGKYLMQHGYRISLAENAVALRRLLERNALDLVVLDIMMPGEDGLSLCRHLRSTTDLPVILLTAMAEETDRIVGLEVGADDYVTKPFNPRELLARIKAVLRRVQSLPPQKGRLATKVVRFDRWTFDVNRRELLGDDGVAVPLSTAEFRLLCAFLDHPGLVLSRNQLLDLTVGRDADPFDRSIDNQVSRLRKKIEADPKVPALIKTHWGGGYSLVAEVEQP; encoded by the coding sequence ATGGAATCGACACCGCACATCGCCGTCGTGGACGATCACCGTGATATCCGCGACTTGGTCGGCAAATATTTGATGCAGCACGGCTACCGCATCAGCCTTGCGGAGAATGCTGTCGCACTCCGCCGTTTGCTCGAACGAAATGCTCTGGACCTGGTGGTTCTTGACATCATGATGCCAGGCGAGGACGGATTGTCCCTCTGCCGTCATCTGCGCAGCACCACTGACCTCCCCGTTATCCTGTTGACTGCCATGGCGGAGGAGACCGATCGTATCGTCGGGCTGGAAGTGGGCGCTGATGACTACGTGACCAAGCCGTTCAATCCCCGCGAACTCCTCGCCCGCATCAAGGCGGTGCTTCGACGAGTCCAAAGCCTGCCGCCGCAGAAGGGCCGGCTCGCAACCAAGGTTGTACGTTTTGATCGGTGGACCTTTGACGTCAACCGGCGCGAGTTGCTCGGAGACGACGGCGTTGCTGTGCCGCTCAGCACGGCAGAGTTCCGCCTGTTGTGCGCATTTCTCGATCATCCAGGCCTGGTACTCAGCCGCAATCAGCTTCTTGACCTGACCGTCGGCCGAGATGCCGATCCGTTCGACCGGAGCATTGACAATCAGGTCAGTCGCTTACGGAAGAAGATCGAGGCCGATCCGAAAGTACCAGCCTTGATCAAGACTCACTGGGGTGGTGGATACAGCCTTGTCGCAGAGGTCGAGCAGCCATGA
- a CDS encoding sensor histidine kinase gives MMSLWKRSLAARFICFTLLSLVLSQAIVFFISWDEHGQAIRKAAKGEIFSRCASLARVLEATPPALQTDILNASNTSSARYWISTNGLKDASAWREDAWERLAQPLPRVSFPGHSVPAEVKPDFARKSASSSSATSSQWIDLKPEAWPLSRPAKFLYLDDATGMGLAVQLANGAWLNTAFAKPAQDGFWTSKSTLALGLSALSLSIIAVFAARGIAQPLRRLAVAAEALGRGQEVVPLPETGPDDIRRTAEAFNRMQARLHRFVDDRTKMLAAIGHDLRTPLTSLRLRAEFVPDEDVREKMLSTIAEIQTMTEATLAFAREDAAAENTRTVDLSALVESLCDDLAELGHDVSFSEGQKVSYSCRPDALRRACRNLVENAIRYGERARVSVERRADSIEIIISDDGPGIPDSAQEQVFTPFFRMENSRNRETGGVGLGLSIARTIVRHHGGDIALTNKPKGLCAAISLPAQEGGPPPIGRPITVAGENVINALEPAPRSISA, from the coding sequence ATGATGAGCTTGTGGAAGCGCAGCCTTGCCGCCCGCTTCATCTGTTTCACGCTGCTGTCCCTCGTGCTGTCCCAAGCAATCGTGTTCTTCATTTCCTGGGATGAGCATGGGCAGGCGATTCGGAAGGCCGCCAAGGGCGAGATATTCAGTCGATGCGCCTCTCTCGCCCGGGTCTTGGAAGCGACGCCTCCGGCGCTGCAGACCGATATCCTTAATGCCAGTAACACCAGTTCAGCGAGATATTGGATATCGACCAACGGTCTGAAGGATGCCTCCGCGTGGCGAGAGGATGCATGGGAGCGCTTGGCGCAGCCATTGCCGCGCGTATCCTTTCCCGGCCACAGCGTGCCCGCCGAGGTGAAACCGGATTTCGCCCGAAAGAGTGCCAGCAGTAGCAGCGCCACCTCCTCACAATGGATCGACCTGAAGCCGGAAGCCTGGCCGCTGTCCCGACCAGCGAAGTTTCTTTATCTCGATGACGCCACCGGCATGGGCTTGGCCGTTCAGTTGGCGAACGGCGCATGGCTGAACACTGCATTTGCCAAACCCGCGCAAGACGGTTTCTGGACCTCCAAATCCACCCTGGCGCTCGGCCTTTCGGCGTTGTCGTTGTCGATCATTGCCGTATTCGCCGCACGCGGCATTGCACAACCATTGCGCCGTCTCGCCGTGGCGGCTGAAGCCCTCGGTCGTGGTCAGGAGGTCGTACCGCTGCCGGAAACCGGCCCCGACGATATCCGACGCACCGCCGAGGCATTCAATCGCATGCAAGCGCGACTGCACCGTTTCGTCGACGATCGCACCAAAATGCTGGCCGCCATCGGTCATGATTTGCGCACACCCCTGACTTCGCTCCGCTTGCGTGCCGAATTCGTGCCCGACGAGGACGTCCGCGAGAAAATGCTCTCCACTATTGCCGAGATCCAGACGATGACAGAGGCGACTCTCGCATTCGCTCGCGAAGATGCAGCCGCAGAAAATACGCGCACCGTGGACCTCTCGGCTCTCGTGGAAAGTCTCTGCGACGATCTCGCCGAACTCGGTCATGACGTCTCTTTCTCGGAGGGACAGAAGGTCAGCTACAGCTGCCGACCAGACGCACTCCGCCGCGCATGCCGCAACCTCGTCGAAAATGCCATTCGTTATGGCGAGCGGGCGCGCGTCAGCGTGGAGAGACGAGCAGATAGTATCGAAATCATCATCTCGGATGATGGACCCGGTATTCCCGACAGCGCCCAGGAGCAGGTTTTTACGCCGTTTTTCCGGATGGAGAATTCGCGAAACCGCGAAACAGGCGGCGTGGGTCTCGGCCTTTCCATTGCCCGGACCATTGTCCGCCACCACGGCGGAGATATCGCCTTGACCAACAAGCCGAAGGGACTATGCGCGGCTATTAGCCTGCCAGCGCAGGAGGGCGGGCCGCCTCCCATCGGCCGACCGATCACGGTCGCAGGAGAGAACGTTATCAACGCTCTCGAACCGGCACCGCGCAGCATCTCCGCTTGA
- the tenA gene encoding thiaminase II translates to MSFFERLKTAASAEWRAYTEHSFTSGLADGSLAEAAFRHYLVQDYLFLIEFARAYALAVYKSPKLADMREAAVGLSAILDVEMNLHVKLCAGWGLSPADLEQAPPAVEMLAYTRYVLDAGMRGDLLALKVALAPCVIGYAEIATRLASRPNALAATNPYRVWIAEYAGAPYQDVAAKARAHLENLAGLYATPAREAELIAIFKEATRLESDFWEMGWRAGQRA, encoded by the coding sequence GTGAGCTTCTTCGAGCGCCTAAAGACAGCAGCATCCGCCGAGTGGCGGGCCTACACCGAGCATTCCTTCACGAGCGGGTTGGCGGACGGTTCGCTCGCCGAAGCGGCGTTTCGTCACTACCTTGTTCAGGACTACCTTTTCCTTATCGAGTTTGCCCGCGCCTACGCGCTTGCCGTCTACAAGTCGCCCAAGCTTGCCGATATGCGTGAAGCGGCCGTCGGCCTCTCGGCCATCCTCGACGTCGAGATGAACCTGCATGTGAAGCTCTGCGCCGGCTGGGGCCTGTCGCCCGCCGATCTCGAACAAGCCCCGCCTGCCGTCGAGATGCTGGCCTATACGCGCTACGTACTCGACGCTGGAATGCGCGGCGACCTGTTGGCGCTCAAGGTGGCGCTTGCTCCCTGCGTGATCGGCTACGCGGAGATTGCGACACGGCTTGCGTCGCGGCCCAATGCGCTCGCTGCAACGAACCCATATCGCGTTTGGATCGCCGAGTATGCCGGCGCGCCATACCAGGACGTCGCGGCGAAAGCGCGGGCTCACCTGGAGAATCTCGCCGGCCTCTACGCCACGCCCGCCCGCGAGGCCGAGCTGATCGCCATCTTCAAGGAAGCTACGCGTCTCGAGTCGGACTTCTGGGAAATGGGCTGGCGCGCCGGCCAGCGTGCATAA